From the genome of Delphinus delphis chromosome 8, mDelDel1.2, whole genome shotgun sequence, one region includes:
- the UPK2 gene encoding uroplakin-2, with protein sequence MASPLPVRTLSLILILLAVLAPRAAADFNISSLSGLLSPALTESLLVALPPCHLTGGNATLMVRRANDSKVVKSSFVMPPCRGRRELVSVVDSGSGFTVTRLSAYQMTNLVPGTKYYISYLVTKGASTESSREVPMSTLPRRKAESIGLGMARTGGMVVITVLLSVAMFLLVLGFIIALALGAQK encoded by the exons ATGGCATCTCCGCTGCCTGTCCGGACCTTGTCCTTGATCCTGATTCTGCTGGCTGTCCTGGCCCCCAGGGCTGCAG CCGACTTCAACATCTCAAGTCTCTCTGGTCTGCTGTCCCCAGCGCTGACGGAAAGCCTGCTAGTTGCCCTGCCCCCCTGTCACCTCACAGGGGGCAATGCCACACTGATGGTCCGGAGAGCCAATGACAGCAAAG TGGTGAAATCTAGCTTCGTGATGCCTCCATGCCGCGGACGCAGGGAGCTGGTGAGCGTGGTGGACAGTGGGTCTGGCTTCACGGTCACCCGGCTCAGCGCGTACCAGATGACAAACCTAGTACCAGGAACCAAATACTA CATTTCCTACCTAGTGACGAAGGGGGCATCCACTGAGTCCAGTAGAGAGGTCCCAATGTCCACACTTCCTC gaaggaaggcagaatcTATTGGGCTGGGAATGGCCCGGACGGGGGGCATGGTGGTCATCACGGTGCTGCTCTCTGTAGCCATGTTCCTGCTGGTTCTGGGCTTCATTATCGCCCTGGCACTGGGTGCCCAAAAGTGA